From the genome of Cinclus cinclus chromosome 12, bCinCin1.1, whole genome shotgun sequence, one region includes:
- the DNAJB8 gene encoding dnaJ homolog subfamily B member 8 has product MVDYYKVLGLEEDASQDDIKKSYHKLALKWHPDKNPKNKEEAEKKFKEIVEAYEVLSDPRKRSLYDKSVEESRALRERAAAGYDFSGSYHGFPHQEEVFGGMYPLTCIFLNPFDIRIDGENWQSAYGRGGRVREPFVQWNSFCPSGHPTSFFAENTAGPYGVRTVITTTEVINGKTITTRKIIEDGQETKEVEEDGQLKSVIINGRDYLNS; this is encoded by the coding sequence ATGGTAGATTACTACAAGGTCCTTGGACTGGAAGAAGATGCCTCACAGGATGATATTAAGAAATCCTACCACAAACTGGCACTAAAATGGCATCCTGATAAGAATCCCAAAAACAAGGAGGAAGCTGAGAAGAAATTCAAAGAAATTGTTGAAGCTTATGAGGTTTTGTCGGATCCTCGGAAGCGATCACTCTATGACAAGTCTGttgaggagagcagagccctCAGAGAAAGAGCTGCAGCGGGTTATGACTTCTCTGGTTCCTATCATGGATTCCCCCATCAAGAAGAGGTCTTTGGAGGGATGTATCCATTGACATGTATTTTCTTGAACCCTTTTGACATAAGGATTGATGGTGAAAACTGGCAGAGTGCAtatggaagaggaggaagggtcAGGGAGCCGTTTGTGCAATGGAATTCCTTCTGTCCCAGTGGGCACCCCACCTCCTTCTTTGCTGAAAACACAGCTGGGCCATATGGTGTCAGAACAGTGATAACCACTACTGAAGTGATCAATGGCAAGACCATCACCACTCGGAAAATCATTGAGGATGGGCAGGAGACAAAAGAAGTGGAAGAAGATGGCCAGCTGAAGTCTGTAATAATCAATGGGAGAGACTACCTGAATTCTTAA